Below is a window of Candidatus Woesearchaeota archaeon DNA.
AAAAAATATGGTAAAAAATTAAGAGTTTTTAATTTAGCTGAAAATGGAAATTCTGCTAAATGTACTGTATGTAATAAAGAAAGTAAATAAGATGGATATTTGGCCTGATAAGTAATTAACTTATTAGGTCTTAATTTTTAAAAATAATTAATGAAAATAACAGTTATCTCTGATACACACGGAAAACATAAAAAAATACAATTACCAGGAGGAGATCTATTAGTACACTCTGGAGATTTTACTTCTATGGGGCATGAACACGAAATACGTAATTTTTGTAAATGGTTTTCTAAACAAGACTATACTTATAAAATATTTATTGCTGGAAATCATGAATTAGGTTTAGAAGATAATAAAGAAAATTCTATGAATATTATTAATTCTTTTAAAGATATTATATATTTAGAATCTGATTTATATTGTATTGGTAATGACTATGAAAACATGATAAAGATCTTTGGAACTCCATGGCAATCATATTTTTGTAATTGGGCTTTTAATTTAGAAGGAGAAGCTCTTCAAGAAAAATTAGATGAAATTCTTCCTAATACAGATATTCTTGTAACACATAATCCTCCCTTAGCTATATTAGATACAGCAGGGTCTCCAATAAATAAACCTTTATTAGGATGTCCTCGACTTTTAGCTAAAGTAGCTGAAATAAAACCAAGTATTCATATATTTGGACATATTCATGGTGGTTACGGATATAGATTTATAGAAGGAACACATTTTATAAATGCTTCTATATTGGATGAAAAGTACAATGTCTCCACAGCCCCAATTACATTTGAGTGGGATAAAGAAACAAATGAAGTAATATTTACTAATGAAATATAAACACATTAAAAGTAAAGAAATTCTAGAAATTCCTGGAGATATAAGAGATAATATATTTCCTGAATGGTCTGTTCCTGATCCAGATGAATGGAGACCATTAATATATACTTCTGAAGAGGGTGATGATATTTATACAGGAGATAGATTCTTCGCTGTACAAAAAGATTATTATCAGATCCTTCCTTATTGTTATTCTCCATTAGATAATCCAAAAGATTGGTTTATTTTTTCTAAAGAAGAGAATGCAATAAAATTTTCAGAGAGAAATCAAGTAAAATATTCTGAGCAAGATATTATTGATGCTATTGAAAAAGTAGCAGATATATGTTCTTGGAGAATTCATTATATAAATTTAAAATTTTTGTATAAACAATTAAATATAAAATTATGACCTTTAATGACTTAGTAATGGATTTGCAGAAAGATATAGATAATTATGAAAACCCAAAACCTCCCTAAGTATGGTAGACAATTTTAATCAAATAAGTGAATTATTACAATTCAGTTCTGAGGATGATTTTTATTTTCTTCAAATTTTGCAGAGGAAAAAAGACAATCCCACAGGATATTTAGGTAGTAATAACAGCAGTAGATTAATAAAAGCATATTATATTAAGAGCAAAGAAGAATTATTAAAGAGAAAAGAAGAGGTAGTTAAACTTTGTGAAGTATTTAATGCTAGAGCTGGAATTAATTTAAATAAGAGAAGTTACTATAAAACTTCTTTTAATGTATTAAAAAATATTGCTGAATTAATGCATAATAAGGCTTTCACTAAAGTACATAGAGCTTGGAATACTGCATGTGGTGTACATAATGGTGGAGATAGAATATGGTTATTAGATTTTGATTATATTCCTACAAATCCTGATTGGTATATTGATATAAAAGGTTATTTATATGGACAACATCCTATGATAACAAATAAAGTATTAGCTTTTATACCTAGTAAAAATGGAGTTCATGTAATTACAAAACCTTTTGATCCTAGGCAATTTGCTGTAGAATATCCTGACGTAGAGATACATAAAAATAATCCGACTTCATTGTACATACCTTAAAATTATAAATATGAAAAACTTACCAAAAGATATGATTCCTGACCAGGATAATCAAGTATATTATGATACTGAATTAAAGAAATTTTATATAATCAGTTGGGAAAAAGGTTATTATGATATTCCGACTAGAATTTACATTAATAAATTATGAAAGAAAAATTAGGACAAGAACCAGCATTTCCATTTAATTTTGAAGAGAATGTACCAGTAGATTTAGATCCTGGTATGTCTAAAAGATTTTATGCTGCTTGTATGGCTATGCAAGGATTAATATCTAATCCAAATAACATTAACATTCATGGTTTTAATGGC
It encodes the following:
- a CDS encoding metallophosphoesterase, producing the protein MKITVISDTHGKHKKIQLPGGDLLVHSGDFTSMGHEHEIRNFCKWFSKQDYTYKIFIAGNHELGLEDNKENSMNIINSFKDIIYLESDLYCIGNDYENMIKIFGTPWQSYFCNWAFNLEGEALQEKLDEILPNTDILVTHNPPLAILDTAGSPINKPLLGCPRLLAKVAEIKPSIHIFGHIHGGYGYRFIEGTHFINASILDEKYNVSTAPITFEWDKETNEVIFTNEI